TGCATCCTTTTTCTTTTTAGTTGCATCTTTCTTAGATGGACCTCTTACCCAAGCTTCACGACTTTTCCTGCTCTTCAGCGTACCGAGTTTCACATCGTGCTTTTCAGCTAGTGCAGCAAGCGTTATTTTTGTTGTTTCCCATTCCCTCTGTATCTCTTCCCAATTAGGCACATCACATCACCGTCCACCTCCGTTATTTTTGGGCATAGAAAAGGACCCCGTAAAGGCACTCTTTCATTTTTGTGTCCACGCCGTGTGCTTAGTTTCAAATCCAAGTGTATGTTTTTTATCTCCCTCAAAGAAAATATGAACACGCTTTCTATCAACTTCAGATTGAGTAAATTCAATTTTGTCGTTATTTTGCGTATAGAGCGTTATTTTGATTTCCTTTATCCAAGGATTGAGATTCCTTAATTTCTTTGAGCAAATAGGAATCAATATCTCTTCATTTTTTTCAAAGTAATCAACCCAAGCTTCAATAGTATCGTTATCTTCGAAATTCCCGTCATTCCCAACCGTTATAGAAAATAGGCAATTCGTTACTATCTCACTTCCTCCATACCTAATAACCGAGTAATACACGACATCTTGATTAAAACCA
This region of Sporosarcina sp. ANT_H38 genomic DNA includes:
- a CDS encoding AzlD domain-containing protein — protein: MKINNALPYTILASIILMDIFIVAGLINIFFGWDPTIIAGVIAFVGAIIGGSLTLIGVKWTLTSQFEKEDRGKYEENRTFLSVSRTKFNYEKQDKVGRIDNHRILITESFTYLDGFNQDVVYYSVIRYGGSEIVTNCLFSITVGNDGNFEDNDTIEAWVDYFEKNEEILIPICSKKLRNLNPWIKEIKITLYTQNNDKIEFTQSEVDRKRVHIFFEGDKKHTLGFETKHTAWTQK